One stretch of Chiloscyllium plagiosum isolate BGI_BamShark_2017 chromosome 17, ASM401019v2, whole genome shotgun sequence DNA includes these proteins:
- the LOC122558515 gene encoding putative nuclease HARBI1: MAFPMGIPLYTIIVEDEEEEEQQRMEAKRIRQHGKRHHPTRYYPPQRIYRQRRSFEDLSEDLCIRRVRLSKGAIANLCELLREDLQPHSTARTALSVEMKVTTALNFFGTGSFQGATGNMCNISQGAVRAAIQQVTDVLFNRAPGFINFGITPRQQRERAKEFCYIAGFPKVQGAIGGTHVALKAPAEQPLIFVNRKGFHSLNVQIVCDAHQKILYVNAKHAGSCHDAVIVQHSTLPDLFHEDNHVQGWLLGDQAYALQTWLMPPLSQPKTQAEEAYNKAQAATRAVVERTIRLLKSRFRCLDRSSGALQYTPQRVARIVIACCVLHNFALQEGHLFNIDDEEPLLPEERELQAPPFEEDEQLEDSSLIAARAIQNQIVQEEFSH, from the coding sequence ATGGCATTCCCCATGGGCATTCCTCTCTACACAATTATTGTGgaagatgaggaggaggaggagcagcaGCGAATGGAGGCCAAGAGGATACGGCAGCATGGCAAAAGACATCACCCAACCAGGTACTATCCACCTCAGCGTATCTACAGGCAACGCAGGTCCTTTGAGGACCTGTCGGAGGATCTCTGCATTCGGAGGGTGCGATTATCTAAGGGTGCCATTGCCAATCTGTGTGAACTCCTTCGTGAAGATCTTCAGCCGCACTCCACTGCCAGGACAGCCTTGTCTGTTGAAATGAAAGTGACCACCGCTCTGAATTTTTTTGGCACTGGATCCTTTCAAGGCGCCACAGGGAACATGTGCAATATCAGCCAAGGAGCGGTGAGGGCAGCTATTCAACAGGTCACGGATGTGCTCTTTAACAGAGCTCCAGGATTCATCAACTTTGGCATCACGCCGAGGCAACAGAGGGAACGAGCGAAGGAATTCTGTTACATTGCGGGATTTCCCAAAGTTCAAGGTGCCATAGGTGGCACCCATGTAGCACTGAAGGCACCAGCAGAACAGCCACTTATAtttgtgaataggaaaggattccACTCATTAAATGTTCAAATTGTCTGCGATGCTCACCAGAAGATCCTGTATGTAAATGCTAAGCATGCAGGAAGCTGTCatgatgctgtaattgtacagcaCTCAACTCTCCCTGACCTCTTCCATGAAGATAACCACGTTCAAGGATGGCTTCTTGGAGACCAGGCATACGCATTGCAAACGTGGCTCATGCCTCCACTCAGCCAACCGAAAACCCAGGCCGAGGAAGCGTACAACAAAGCACAGGCAGCAACGCGGGCTGTGGTGGAGAGGACCATAAGACTGTTAAAAAGCAGGTTTCGTTGCCTGGATAGATCCAGTGGAGCTCTGCAATACACACCCCAAAGGGTGGCACGAATTGTCATAGCATGCTGCGTGCTGCACAATTTTGCGCTGCAGGAAGGCCACCTATTTAACATAGATGATGAGGAGCCACTGCTGCCTGAGGAAAGGGAGTTGCAGGCCCCCCCGTTTGAGGAGGATGAACAGTTGGAGGATTCATCTCTGATTGCTGCGAGGGCCATCCAAAATCAGATTGTGCAGGAAGAGTTCAGCCATTGA